A window from Populus trichocarpa isolate Nisqually-1 chromosome 3, P.trichocarpa_v4.1, whole genome shotgun sequence encodes these proteins:
- the LOC127905093 gene encoding uncharacterized protein LOC127905093: MANVEDVEGEGSVQGNGPPQFNDQPNFRTLREYLHPARQTFDFFDQLAENTKQWETSLPLHVESRNTISHSSGKFQLKETNDLNVRLASLARKVESLEIKKVHVMSEQPEESCVVCESKGHRTTECPTIPAFKEVLYGQTSDSSNVRKPFSNQVGNPYSETYNPGWRNHPNFGWRNEGSSVPQTFQPPPQPFHAPTHNTYQPPHKRSIEDTLQQFMQTQGGINNQAYKFQDQTNRTLDDIRSQLTKLTQSLSIQEKGKIPAQPMPNPRGQVHMSESSSSEPSNHEQVQAITTLRSGKIVDKAIGFEIPRGIVEEKSKESEKEIKTQVTNESLSDKEGKPKHDLMNSEIYELFKQVKVNIPLLDAIKQVPSYAKFLKDLCTVKRRLNVKERAFLTEHASAIIQFKTPPKYKDPGCPTVSCIIGSHKIDQALLDLGASVNLIPYTVYEQLGLGEIKPTRITLQLADRSIKIPRGIVEDVLVQVDKFYFPVDFVVLDTAPIQGSNAPIPVILGQWTPSFEPLISPQVKAEASLVQPYKPERKPLPSDLKIYLEEEAKTVRQMQRRLNPNMKEVVRGEVLKLLDAGIIYPIANSKWVPFPTLALHGMLT, from the exons atggcTAATGTTGAAGATGTAGAGGGTGAAGGGAGTGTTCAAGGTAATGGACCTCCACAATTCAATGATCAACCTAATTTTCGAACTCTTAGGGAGTATCTTCACCCGGCTAGACAAA cctttgatttctttgatcaattggCTGAAAACACAAAGCAATGGGAGACTTCTCTCCCACTTCATGTTGAGTCTAGAAACACCATTTCTCATTCAAGTGGGAAGTTCCAATTGAAAGAGACTAATGACCTCAATGTTAGATTAGCCTCATTGGCTAGGAAAGTAGAGtctcttgagattaaaaaagtgcATGTAATGAGTGAACAACCAGAGGAAAGTTGTGTTGTTTGTGAGAGCAAAGGGCATAGGACAACTGAGTGTCCTACCATTCCAGCCTTCAAGGAAGTGCTATATGGCCAAACTTCTGATTCAAGTAATGTTAGAAAGccattttcaaaccaagtagGCAATCCCTACTCTGAGacctacaatcctggatggaggaaCCACCCAAATTTTGGATGGAGAAATGAGGGCTCTTCAGTACCTCAAACATTTCAACCTCCACCCCAACCATTTCATGCTCCCACACATAACACATACCAACCACCTCATAAGAGATCCATAGAGGATACTCTTCAACAATTCATGCAAACACAAGGAGGAATCAACAACCAAGCTTACAAATTTCAAGACCAGACCAATAGGACCTTAGATGACATTCGAAGTCAACTAACCAAGTTGACTCAATCACTAAGCAttcaagagaagggaaagattcCAGCTCAACCAATGCCAAATCCTAGAGGTCAGGTACACATGAGTGAATCCTCATCTAGTGAACCTTCAAACCATGAACAAGTCCAAGCCATCACTACCCTTAGAAGTGGAAAGATTGTTGACAAAGCTATAGGTTTTGAGATTCCTAGAGGTATTGTGGaggagaaatctaaggaaagtgaaaaggaaatcaaaacacaagtgaCAAATGAGAGCTTGAGTGACAAAGAAG ggaaacctaaacatgatcttatgaaCTCAGAAATCTATGAATTGTTCAAACAAGTGAAAGTCAACATTCCACTCCTTGATGCAATTAAACAAGTCCCATCTTATGCAAAGTTCCTTAAGGACTTATGCACAGTCAAAAGGAGAttgaatgtgaaagaaagagcCTTTCTAACTGAACATGCTAGTGCCATCATCCAGTTTAAGACCCCTCCCAAATACAAAGATCCTGGTTGTCCTACTGTTTCATGCATTATTGGAAGTCATAAGATAGACCAAGCTTTGTTGGATTTAGGAGCAAGTGTGAATTTGATACCCTACACTGTTTACGAACAGTTAGGTTTAGGAGAAATCAAGCCTACTCGAATCACCCTTCAATTAGCTGATAGGTCAATCAAGATTCCCAGGGGTATTGTTGAGGATGTGTTGGTCCAAGTAGATAAATTCtactttcctgttgattttgtagTGCTAGACACCGCACCAATTCAAGGTTCTAATGCTCCCATCCCAGTCATCTTAG GTCAATGGACCCCATCGTTTGAGCCTTTGATTTCACCCCAAGTGAAAGCTGAGGCATCTCTTGTCCAACCTTATAAACCAGAAAGGAAGCCTTTACCAAGTGATCTTAA AATCTATCTTGAAGAAGAGGCTAAAACTGTGAGGCAAATGCAAAGACGATTGAACCCAAACATGAAGGAAGTAGTAAGAGGTGAAGTGCTTAAGCTACTTGATGCAGGTATCATTTACCCCATTGCAAACTCAAAATGG gTACCGTTTCCTACATTGGCTCTCCATGGTATGCTGACATAG